One window of the Perca flavescens isolate YP-PL-M2 chromosome 5, PFLA_1.0, whole genome shotgun sequence genome contains the following:
- the bri3bp gene encoding BRI3-binding protein, which translates to MKGIRVFVFFLVLSASLLCTAEAARSRTSNQNSFRRAANGIYQTLSSVFGEDNIRGLYKFFSKTTERFVHGVDSFLDTIWKIWSDLLDVMGIDSSNLSHYFSPTSLTNSPARALLLVAAVLVAYWFLSMFLGGFFYLLHAVFGRFFWLARVTLFALSCLYILQKFEGDPERAVLPLCFIMAVYFMTGPVGAYWRRGGGAGSLEEKIDHLDTQIRLLNIRLSRVIDGLERSGDQ; encoded by the exons ATGAAGGGAATCagggtttttgtgttttttttggtgctttCTGCGTCTCTGCTGTGCACAGCCGAAGCGGCCAGGAGCAGGACCAGCAACCAGAACAGCTTCCGACGGGCAGCTAACGGAATCTACCAGACTCTGAGCAGTGTTTTCGGAGAGGACAACATTAGAGGGTTATACAAG TTTTTCTCCAAAACGACGGAGCGGTTTGTCCATGGCGTGGACTCTTTTCTCGACACGATCTGGAAGATCTGGTCAGATTTGTTGGATGTCATGGGCATTGACT CCTCAAACCTCAGCCACTACTTCAGCCCCACATCTCTCACCAACTCTCCGGCACGCGCCCTGCTCTTGGTTGCCGCCGTACTTGTGGCCTACTGGTTCCTTTCCATGTTCTTGGGGGGTTTCTTTTACCTGCTGCACGCTGTGTTCGGCCGCTTCTTCTGGCTAGCACGTGTCACGCTCTTTGCCCTGTCCTGTCTCTATATCCTGCAGAAGTTTGAGGGCGACCCTGAGCGTGCGGTGCTGCCACTTTGCTTCATTATGGCGGTGTACTTCATGACGGGGCCCGTGGGAGCGTACTGGCGTCGAGGAGGTGGGGCAGGTTCACTGGAAGAGAAAATCGACCACCTGGACACTCAGATCAGGCTGCTTAACATCAGGCTGAGCCGCGTCATAGACGGCCTGGAACGCTCCGGGGACCAGTAG